GACCCGGAGCTCTCGTACGACGCCGTGGACGGCCGCCGCATGACCGGGTGGGACGCCAAGCGCGCGGCgtggctgcggtcgcgcgggctcggcggccgccggcggagcgCGCCGGAGCGCGTGGTGATGGTGTCCGGGTCGCAGCCGGAGCCGTGCGCCGGCGACGCGGGGGACGACCTCATGCTGCGGTTCCTCAAGAACAAGCTCGACTACTGCCGCCTCCACGGGATCGAGCTCCTCTACAACCGGGACTTCCTGCAGCCGGCGATGACGTACGCGTGGGCCAAGCTCCCCATCGTGCGCGCCGCCATGCTCGCCCACCCGGAGGCGGAGTGGGTGTGGTGGGTGGACTCCGACGCCGCCTTCACCGACATGGACTTCTACCCCCCGCTCGCCACCAGGTACGCCGGCCACAACCTCGTCGTCCACGGCGACCTCGAGAGGTTCTTCGGGAAGAGGTCGTGGCTGGGGCTCAACACCGGTGTGTTCCTCATCCGCAACTGCCAGTGGTCGCTCGACCTCATGGACGAGTGGGCGCGCATGGGCCCCGCCTACCCGGAGCACGAACGGTGGGGCAAGGTGATCATGGAGTCGCTCACTGAGAAAGGGTCCCCCTGGTCCTGCGACCAGTCGGCGCTCGTGTACCTGCTGCTCAACAACTGGGAGCGGCTTGGGAAGAAGGCCTACATCGAGACTGAGTACTACCTGCACGGCTACTGGGTGGACATCATGGACCGCCTCGACGGTGTCGCCGAGCGGTACGAGGCCGTCGAGCGGAGCACGccggggctccggcggcggcacgcggaGCGGGAGCACGCGCGGTACGCGGTGGCGCGGAACGCGGCTGTGGGGGCCGCCGTTCCAGGCCCGGCGGGCGGTGGGAagtgggggtggcggcggcccttCGTCACGCACTTCGTCGGGTGCCAGCCCTGTGGCGGCTGGCGGAACCCGATGTACTCCAAGGAGAGCTGCGAGGGCGGGATGCGCCGCGCGCTGGGGTTCGCCGACGACCAGGTGCTCCGCGCGTACGGGTTCCGCCATGCTGCGCCGCTCAACGACATCGTGCAGCCGCTGCCGTTCGACTACCCGGCCGCGCACGCGCGCAGCAATTGACCGCGAGCCGCGAGATGGCGGGGAGCTCGCGAGTAAGGAATTTGGCCTATTTGTATCGTGGACTTTAATTGTTGATTTGTAGAGTAAAATGCATTACGAACCATTAAACTCACATCAACTTTTCACTCAAATCACTTAATTTGTAATTGATACATGCCATATCAAAGAGGTCTTCTCCCTCGCGTCGCTCTCGCTCGAGGGCGACTCGAGGGCTCCCACCCCACCGCCAGAGGCCTGCCTGAGCCGCCCGTCGGCGGCCATGTGCGTCTAccttcctcccttccctccccctctcctcccctcaccCCACCACGTCGAGGTCGCCTCACAAGGTCACCCGCTGctgcctccctcccccgcccccAACCCGCGCCAGCGACCCTCTCCACCTCTCCTcgtcccctctcctctcttccctttcctcctcttGGCACCCGGGAAACCCTAGATTTGGGTGGGTCTGGGGGCACCTCCGCCTCTGATGCCGGCAGGCTGCGGTgggcaccgccgctgcctcccctaCCTCCAGTGCTggcgggccgcggcgggcgccggggcTCGGCTTGGCCGCGCCTGGCCCGACCATCCTGATGACGAGGGCCCTCGCCAATGGGTGgggcccccgcccccgcgcccggcgccgccgctgcctccatctCCAGCGGGTGCGACGGGCGCTGGTGCCGGCCTTGGCCGCTCCGCCATCCTAGGCCACCGCCCCATCTACCGGTGCTCATGAGGCGGGGCGATTATTGCTGCCGTGTCCAGCGTCCCTGCTGTAGGTCGCCGCCACTCGCTGTCCCCCACCTCTTCGTTGGTGCGGTGGGCATGAGGTGGGCATCTGCGGGATTTCCAGCCGCAGCGGCGCGGGCTCCAAGGTCgctcttttttctcttcctcctcccctacCTTGGTCGTGCTCTGGTCGCTCCTGCCGATGGTTGTCGCTCGTGAGGTCATGCCTCCTCTAGTCGTCTTCTTTGCTAGCGGGGTTGGGAGGATGGGTCATCGTCCTCCCCATGGTGCTTCGGGTCGCCGCCACCCCTCGGCGGCTGCCGCTACCACGAGTTGTCCCGTTCATCACCGTCAAATGTTGCTGGAAGGACAGAGGGCTTCGGCTACCCCCTCTCCCCCCATGGTGGTCTTTTGGTCGTTGCGGTCGCTACTGGTCGTCTGTGGGTCATTGTGATGGCGGTCGTTGGCCTGCGGATGTTCCCCATCGTCATTGCCGTGGATTGCTCGCTGCCATCCCAACGATTTGGCTCTCATCCAGGCCTTGGAGATCGGCTGCGGGGAGTTGGTTTTGGGGTCGGAGTGAAATTTTTGTCCAGCATTTGCCAGTGTCGACAACGGTTGTGTTCCTTAATTAAACTCACCTTGCTGGGGGCGTTGTCGTGGCCACCAAATCCATTTAGTTTTGCTAGGTGAAGACTTGGTCTGCTTCTCCGTGGACAGACGGACGATGGCGGCGTTGGCGTTGCTCCCCCCTTGGAGGCATCGTCTTGCATGATATTCTAGCTCTACCACCACTAGCTCCGGGTTGTTAGGCAATCGGTGATGCGCGTGTGTTCTTGGTGACCTTTTTTCCTGTTGGTTTCAGTAGTTTTAGGTTGTGtttagtgtggtggtggtggtagggtttcttttttttcttttgttgcgtTTCTGTTGCTGATGGTGGTTCTTGTAAGTGTGCTTTGGGGTCACCAAGAAGTTGTTTCATTGTAATTCTCTTCTacttaatgaaaaacgtgctatGCACGTCTTAAATACATGCCGTATCATCAAACTTGCATCATCggatgtctttttttttccaaatggtACACACCGCATCCTAAAACTTATCCTCGTTCATGAAGGTCTTTTTTTCCACATTTGATTGATCTGCCAAGTGGAGGTGAAGATATGGAATTGGATGACACTTGTGAGGGTTGTGGGTACGTTATGAAGATTTACGATTCCCTTTGAGTTCACATCTCACAAAAACAT
This genomic window from Setaria viridis chromosome 8, Setaria_viridis_v4.0, whole genome shotgun sequence contains:
- the LOC117866938 gene encoding probable glycosyltransferase 6 — its product is MAAPSCCASSSARKKQKPSPRRARDALVFAAGVAAAVLALLGPASVLAPGRGQLIASPVIPGPEDGPRTFYDDPELSYDAVDGRRMTGWDAKRAAWLRSRGLGGRRRSAPERVVMVSGSQPEPCAGDAGDDLMLRFLKNKLDYCRLHGIELLYNRDFLQPAMTYAWAKLPIVRAAMLAHPEAEWVWWVDSDAAFTDMDFYPPLATRYAGHNLVVHGDLERFFGKRSWLGLNTGVFLIRNCQWSLDLMDEWARMGPAYPEHERWGKVIMESLTEKGSPWSCDQSALVYLLLNNWERLGKKAYIETEYYLHGYWVDIMDRLDGVAERYEAVERSTPGLRRRHAEREHARYAVARNAAVGAAVPGPAGGGKWGWRRPFVTHFVGCQPCGGWRNPMYSKESCEGGMRRALGFADDQVLRAYGFRHAAPLNDIVQPLPFDYPAAHARSN